A genomic window from Fibrobacterota bacterium includes:
- a CDS encoding fibro-slime domain-containing protein, whose protein sequence is MASASRVLRFILFGLLVVLSFPKGAHAEKTLMWLLDWYSTNMDSVIRFDSAYIPHYNGTTGNYFGNDDKLLVQTNAYAPGMPIPVAKQVTGGPTTIERWWFSLPSWNSAQYNGGLIDVRAKIKIAQHTNYGTLAIDTSRFERLATGELNRAQTSLGVPGSIDSCVNTLKGDTVWIRSNPNPIWQNYTGPDKLACFDHNPFLELVGTVHVLNPWPGKPVFILMGGKYYPTFPDPDRPGWLSTTLYAIPASGQTFTVRVTNSNAGTGQFLDAGGLNGNATGVPFDLTAAGGTKKEVWIVPPLVAATSTVTGAAPAVAMNLYVQNPKWSSTTLRVQMQGQDARFVPSITKYCEWYQLTFYAGAVPSKVVIRQPFADTLYGSKGMETAPVSMASYTNWIAIPPGSTSLWLSTPFNGFPLTNAGPTPPPGTGTCDKKVLAFSGYDYTSGDAPTSPTFYPPFAETNSGVNYPGTTTTTDNCTHSGGGVTTGLVKPVLNARGRPEWSGKVDCDIGKTTDGPQYWFDSLWKSSTGVISNTKSAGATQMNAFHCIRDTLTLDATGYYRTSQKDSLNYFPFDTATSVPAPFRQGNPDYHFAMHAKAAFEYTPGLKFTFAGDDDLWIFIDKKLALDLGGQHGRQKGVIDLDGLGLIEGKSYQFDMFYTERHTTGSEMFMSTTMNLVPTINVNFDTSNATAGAQDYVMSTATTTNRPDVCPEEGAATATVFSPARASIVLYFPDGSMQNLDSTFNAAYPGIVISGNNSHLNVDTLKIQRSGRLSLSGAYQIVASVGTESRSISFSVVSNSVDVVGTLFDRDGNGRADSVALHVDGSGPAFKVVASAVVRWADSTGLPDSVAIAGTSFVHFPGDSVIGAPINLPFRTSCPPAGCSGPMGLVITSQGGSTLLNRVKILADGIPPVALAAWLVYDTTGAPNAMDSLFVRTSEVVVGGAVPPWVIVGQSAAGRPVTTTGDVAGGTLVKIAFDPGSNPIVPGDSLRLGAGLPDALGNAPGARSRWVPITSNPVAKAWILDTTGDGTADVIHIGSKGSLSGATSALVHWRTASGSDTSFTIATPGGLGASLAIPVGALLHSTYGVGYTLDVTVGAQLKRFPLLDSMAPVATKAALRYGIQYDTLIVTASETVMRGSGASAGWFAQKSVPSQGANGPQVNGTILSNNGGILVMLVTPGSVDGDSLRLRGWSGDEFGNVPGDVSMWVPIDYGPQPIRVQVYDVSGDGHADKVVFRLLRSAIKRFAPTRFGLVWGGNFLSIPGLTASSDGMSWSGAVGPFPFGTQPSPGDSGWIVVGNDSTSFRAAVDDSVPPVAVRGSLVFGFDEGSPDTLVVNGSEGLALSGSAFVLLNSDSSETGATSPLAAQILSSSVATGPLRLVVSSGSIPNTATWIRFGTSVSDGHAAVGSHSKWVRLVVIPSGRAALYDNDGDGKANFVSVRMRGTMQATEAILTWAGQTQTWRIGGSRTGNYTLSPSDSGLWFAKGATACGTSPCIIRFMADQTEITTWTLIDSVAPMVVAAHYSYGDTTSDTLRVRFSEPMKVVSSLSSWVEWGSTASVGAVTHDAPVATLAADGVNAILVLSGANIAGTDWDKIRIATGALAGKIQDAAGVSAGTASPFAPLTFGLPPMISAVSDPDGQGRATHVSISTLRDVSPLSLAAIKSWTIEWSGAKLVVDVAALPQTSPGHWSGALSSPFALGVTSCEGPCSATATGATDQRSLVKLIDSVPPSLISAKFRYSRPEVIKDTLIFELSEPWPAQQPGDLVTALVMLGRLSDSAREVTPMLHWYQTGERTFVIVVDTTWQRRLHRGDSARLSYNGGLSLVLDKFGNRVGKLSRWVPLEFGERPLELIIRQEHAILVNGRDKAEPWTEPAADVPGLEMLVRDDLSGDYVQVDGTIKIGPDGTVTGTTPPKNNPARTMDVYIKLNRPLDGTIFVYDNLGVGVRQLDLSDLIKLWPAGSEDVQREIKISWNGTDYRNKFVAGGVYLMRAFVKYRNRSGKQDFKNLLWKYGWIRESVAK, encoded by the coding sequence ATGGCATCGGCATCGCGCGTTCTCCGTTTTATCCTATTCGGGCTGCTGGTGGTCCTTTCCTTTCCCAAGGGAGCCCACGCTGAAAAAACCTTGATGTGGCTCCTGGACTGGTATTCCACCAACATGGACAGCGTGATCCGGTTCGATTCCGCCTACATCCCCCATTACAACGGCACCACCGGCAATTATTTCGGAAACGACGACAAGCTCCTGGTGCAGACCAACGCCTACGCCCCGGGAATGCCCATTCCGGTCGCCAAGCAGGTCACAGGTGGCCCCACCACCATCGAGCGCTGGTGGTTTTCCCTGCCGTCCTGGAACAGCGCCCAATACAACGGCGGTCTGATCGACGTGCGGGCCAAGATCAAGATCGCCCAGCACACCAACTACGGAACATTGGCGATCGACACGTCAAGGTTCGAGCGACTCGCCACCGGCGAGCTCAACCGCGCCCAGACCAGCTTGGGTGTGCCTGGCTCCATCGACAGTTGCGTGAACACGTTGAAGGGCGACACGGTTTGGATCCGCTCGAATCCAAACCCGATCTGGCAGAATTACACAGGTCCCGACAAGCTCGCTTGCTTCGACCACAACCCCTTCCTGGAGCTTGTGGGGACGGTCCACGTGCTCAATCCCTGGCCTGGAAAACCGGTGTTCATCCTGATGGGGGGCAAGTACTATCCCACCTTCCCGGATCCGGATCGTCCTGGCTGGTTGTCCACCACTCTCTACGCCATTCCCGCTTCCGGCCAGACCTTCACCGTGCGGGTCACCAACTCCAATGCAGGGACGGGACAATTTCTGGATGCAGGGGGCCTCAACGGCAACGCCACCGGCGTCCCCTTCGATCTGACCGCGGCGGGCGGCACCAAGAAGGAAGTCTGGATCGTGCCGCCGCTGGTGGCCGCAACATCCACCGTCACCGGGGCAGCCCCAGCCGTGGCGATGAACCTGTATGTCCAAAATCCCAAGTGGAGCTCCACCACGTTGCGGGTGCAGATGCAAGGCCAGGACGCCAGATTCGTCCCTTCCATCACCAAATACTGCGAGTGGTACCAGCTCACGTTCTATGCAGGGGCGGTTCCCAGCAAGGTCGTCATCCGTCAGCCCTTCGCTGACACGCTCTACGGCTCCAAGGGGATGGAGACCGCGCCGGTTTCCATGGCTTCGTACACCAACTGGATCGCGATCCCGCCCGGGAGCACGAGCCTATGGTTGTCCACGCCGTTCAACGGCTTCCCGCTGACCAACGCCGGCCCCACGCCTCCCCCCGGCACCGGAACCTGCGACAAGAAAGTCCTTGCCTTCAGCGGCTACGACTACACCTCGGGCGATGCTCCAACCTCGCCCACCTTCTATCCTCCGTTCGCCGAGACAAATTCTGGCGTAAACTATCCTGGCACCACCACGACCACCGACAACTGCACCCACTCCGGTGGCGGAGTGACCACGGGCCTGGTGAAACCGGTCTTGAACGCCCGCGGTCGGCCGGAGTGGTCGGGCAAGGTCGATTGCGACATCGGCAAGACCACGGATGGTCCGCAGTACTGGTTCGATTCGCTCTGGAAGAGCTCGACGGGTGTCATTTCGAACACCAAAAGCGCCGGCGCGACCCAGATGAACGCGTTCCATTGCATCCGGGATACGTTGACCCTCGACGCGACCGGCTACTACCGGACTTCCCAGAAGGATTCGCTCAACTACTTCCCGTTCGATACGGCCACCTCCGTTCCCGCTCCGTTCCGGCAGGGAAATCCGGACTACCATTTCGCGATGCACGCGAAGGCCGCGTTCGAGTACACGCCAGGCCTCAAGTTCACCTTCGCGGGCGACGACGATTTGTGGATCTTCATCGACAAGAAGCTCGCCCTCGATCTGGGTGGCCAGCATGGCCGCCAGAAGGGAGTCATCGATCTCGATGGTCTCGGACTGATCGAAGGCAAATCGTACCAGTTCGACATGTTCTACACCGAGCGCCACACCACCGGTTCGGAGATGTTCATGTCCACCACCATGAACCTGGTTCCCACCATCAACGTGAATTTTGACACCTCCAACGCGACGGCGGGTGCGCAGGACTACGTGATGAGCACGGCCACCACCACCAACCGGCCGGACGTCTGCCCCGAAGAGGGAGCCGCCACCGCCACCGTGTTCAGTCCCGCGCGCGCGTCCATCGTTCTCTACTTCCCCGACGGCAGCATGCAGAACCTGGACTCGACCTTCAATGCGGCCTATCCGGGAATCGTCATCTCCGGAAACAACAGCCACTTGAACGTGGATACCCTGAAGATCCAACGGTCGGGCCGGCTTTCGCTGAGCGGCGCCTACCAGATCGTCGCCTCGGTGGGGACCGAGTCCAGGAGCATCTCGTTCTCGGTGGTCTCCAATTCCGTGGATGTGGTGGGAACGCTCTTCGATCGCGACGGCAACGGCCGCGCCGACAGCGTGGCTCTTCACGTGGATGGATCGGGCCCCGCGTTCAAGGTGGTCGCCTCGGCGGTCGTGCGCTGGGCGGACTCCACCGGATTGCCGGATTCTGTCGCGATTGCCGGAACGAGCTTCGTGCATTTCCCCGGCGACAGCGTGATCGGCGCACCCATCAACCTCCCGTTTCGCACCAGCTGCCCTCCCGCCGGTTGCTCCGGTCCGATGGGGCTGGTGATCACTTCGCAGGGAGGAAGCACTCTCCTCAATCGCGTCAAGATTTTGGCCGACGGGATCCCGCCGGTGGCCTTGGCCGCCTGGCTGGTCTACGACACCACCGGTGCCCCCAATGCGATGGACAGCCTGTTCGTCCGGACCTCCGAGGTCGTGGTCGGGGGAGCGGTTCCTCCCTGGGTGATCGTGGGTCAGTCCGCCGCTGGGCGACCGGTCACCACGACCGGAGACGTGGCCGGCGGCACCTTGGTGAAGATCGCCTTCGATCCGGGATCGAACCCGATCGTACCCGGAGATTCCCTCCGCCTGGGCGCCGGACTGCCCGACGCCCTCGGGAACGCTCCGGGAGCGCGGTCCCGTTGGGTCCCGATCACCTCCAATCCGGTGGCCAAGGCCTGGATCCTCGACACCACCGGCGACGGAACCGCCGACGTGATCCACATCGGAAGCAAGGGGAGCCTTTCCGGGGCCACCTCCGCCCTCGTCCACTGGCGTACCGCGAGTGGATCGGACACTTCGTTCACCATCGCCACGCCGGGCGGGCTGGGCGCCTCCCTGGCGATCCCCGTCGGGGCACTCCTCCATTCCACCTACGGGGTTGGATACACCCTCGACGTGACCGTGGGTGCCCAGTTGAAGCGCTTCCCCCTCCTCGATTCCATGGCCCCGGTGGCCACCAAGGCGGCCCTCCGATACGGGATCCAATACGACACCCTCATTGTGACCGCATCGGAGACCGTGATGCGGGGTTCCGGTGCGTCGGCGGGATGGTTCGCGCAGAAGTCCGTTCCCAGTCAGGGAGCCAACGGACCTCAGGTGAATGGCACCATCCTCTCGAACAACGGAGGGATCCTGGTGATGCTCGTGACGCCGGGCAGCGTCGATGGTGATTCCCTGCGGCTTCGCGGCTGGTCCGGCGACGAATTCGGGAACGTTCCCGGCGATGTTTCGATGTGGGTTCCCATCGATTACGGGCCGCAGCCCATTCGAGTCCAGGTCTACGATGTCAGCGGCGATGGTCACGCCGACAAGGTGGTCTTCCGCCTCCTCCGTTCGGCCATCAAGCGTTTCGCCCCCACGAGGTTCGGATTGGTCTGGGGCGGGAATTTCCTCTCCATTCCGGGGCTGACCGCCTCCTCCGACGGGATGTCGTGGAGTGGGGCGGTGGGGCCGTTTCCGTTCGGCACCCAGCCTTCGCCCGGTGACTCCGGATGGATCGTGGTGGGCAACGATTCGACCTCCTTCCGTGCGGCCGTCGATGATTCCGTTCCCCCCGTGGCGGTCCGGGGAAGCCTGGTGTTCGGCTTCGACGAAGGATCTCCCGACACCCTCGTGGTGAACGGGTCCGAGGGGCTCGCGCTGTCCGGCTCGGCCTTCGTCCTCTTGAATTCCGACTCCTCCGAGACGGGAGCCACCTCGCCCTTGGCTGCGCAGATCCTGTCCTCGAGCGTGGCCACCGGCCCCTTGCGTCTGGTCGTCTCCTCCGGATCGATTCCCAATACCGCGACCTGGATCCGGTTCGGAACCTCCGTCTCCGACGGACACGCGGCGGTCGGCAGCCATTCGAAATGGGTGCGACTGGTCGTGATCCCCTCCGGCCGCGCGGCCCTGTACGACAACGATGGCGACGGCAAGGCAAATTTTGTCTCGGTGCGCATGCGCGGCACCATGCAGGCCACGGAAGCCATCTTGACCTGGGCTGGCCAAACCCAGACCTGGCGGATCGGCGGGTCCCGGACGGGCAACTACACGCTTTCGCCATCGGATTCCGGCCTTTGGTTCGCCAAGGGGGCGACCGCCTGCGGCACCAGCCCGTGCATCATCCGGTTCATGGCCGACCAGACGGAAATCACCACCTGGACCCTGATCGACAGCGTCGCTCCGATGGTGGTCGCTGCCCATTATTCCTACGGCGATACGACTTCGGACACTCTGCGCGTGCGGTTTTCCGAACCGATGAAGGTGGTTTCCAGCCTTTCGTCCTGGGTGGAGTGGGGGAGCACAGCCTCGGTCGGCGCCGTCACCCATGACGCTCCCGTGGCCACTCTCGCCGCCGATGGCGTCAATGCCATCCTGGTGTTGAGCGGTGCGAACATCGCCGGTACGGATTGGGACAAAATCCGCATCGCCACCGGGGCTTTGGCGGGCAAGATCCAGGACGCAGCCGGCGTGAGTGCCGGCACGGCAAGTCCCTTCGCGCCCTTGACCTTCGGATTGCCGCCCATGATCTCGGCGGTCTCGGATCCGGACGGACAAGGGCGTGCGACCCACGTTTCCATTTCCACGCTTCGCGACGTGTCCCCGCTTTCGCTGGCCGCGATCAAATCCTGGACCATCGAGTGGAGCGGTGCCAAGCTGGTGGTGGATGTCGCCGCACTGCCCCAGACCAGCCCAGGCCACTGGAGTGGTGCCCTCTCTTCGCCATTCGCCTTGGGGGTCACCTCCTGCGAGGGCCCCTGCAGCGCCACCGCAACCGGTGCCACCGATCAGAGAAGCCTGGTCAAGCTGATCGACAGTGTTCCTCCATCGCTGATTTCCGCCAAATTCCGTTACAGCAGGCCGGAAGTCATCAAGGACACCCTGATCTTCGAGCTTTCCGAGCCCTGGCCCGCCCAGCAGCCGGGCGATCTGGTCACGGCATTGGTGATGCTGGGAAGACTTTCGGATTCTGCCCGGGAGGTCACTCCCATGCTGCATTGGTACCAGACCGGCGAGCGCACTTTTGTGATCGTCGTGGACACGACCTGGCAGCGTCGATTGCATCGAGGGGACTCTGCGCGGCTCTCGTACAACGGGGGGCTTTCCCTGGTGCTGGACAAGTTCGGCAACCGTGTCGGCAAGCTGTCGCGTTGGGTTCCATTGGAATTCGGCGAACGTCCTTTGGAGCTGATCATCCGCCAAGAACATGCGATTCTTGTCAACGGTCGCGACAAGGCGGAGCCCTGGACGGAACCCGCGGCGGATGTTCCGGGTCTGGAGATGCTGGTGCGCGACGATTTGAGCGGGGACTACGTGCAGGTGGACGGGACCATCAAGATCGGTCCCGACGGCACCGTGACCGGCACCACGCCGCCCAAGAACAATCCGGCCCGAACGATGGATGTCTACATCAAGCTCAACCGTCCGTTGGACGGCACGATCTTCGTCTACGACAACCTGGGTGTCGGGGTGCGGCAGTTGGATCTGTCGGATCTGATCAAGCTTTGGCCGGCCGGTAGCGAGGACGTGCAGCGGGAGATCAAGATTTCCTGGAACGGAACGGATTACCGCAACAAGTTCGTGGCCGGAGGGGTTTATCTGATGCGGGCCTTCGTGAAGTATCGCAACAGGAGCGGCAAGCAGGATTTCAAGAATCTGCTGTGGAAGTACGGATGGATCCGGGAGAGCGTCGCCAAGTAG